gatggtaataaaataaaattgtgaatattattgcttacgcacttcatattgttcgtcagagtagccccgctcacaggtcgtgtagcggatggactcgcaaacgtagtatccacagtaattattcccggcttcctgccacaaccactttacaagaaatagaggtcaatcaaactgataagcaagtatgctaaatggtattgatgaaactagcgtttgaatcactaggagatgcgcggaacatgctactatagtacttactttcgggtgtttaaattgcagcttcttcggcagtcccggagcttttgtggtgaattttctccaaaccctgccagacaaagaaaacaattacttgatatcaggaaatgaacaaagttgctgatatggtggataatgatcgatttaacttacttctcgagcatttgagtcatgttcgcatagtcctggggatcttttcgtctcgagtctaagacggttactactccctgctcaagcttaatctctaggagaatatagtgaagCTGTgtatgcatgcataagtcatcaattacattatcaTAACTTGGACTAATAAGGGAAAACGAATATGcataagacagtaacactcacttgaagttgtaaggaaagagtattatatctttgttttgatttaataccaaaggatactaatggcgcatcactaaacagtgcgccattagtatgccgaagttactaatggcgcatccatctgtagtgcgccattagtatgccaaagcacctgggtatacatggccccctgggaggcatactaatggcgcactgttgtatatactaatggcgcatctggggtgcgccattagtaaaatatactaatggcgtgctactaatggcgcaccactgatgcgccattaatggccagattaggtgcgccattagtaggcctttttctagtagtgaaacaCTCAAGAAGAGTAATGGAAGTGTCATGACAATTGCTGGTCGAGACACGGTAATTGTTGGTTCTGGTCAAGCTACAATTACACTCCCTATGGGTACTAAATTGGTAATCCCGGATCCTCTACTCTACTGTATCCAGATTCTACTCGTACCTTGCTGAGTTTTAAGGATATCCGCAAAAATGGTTTCCATGTGGAAACTAATGAAGAGAGTGGGGCTGAATGCCTACTCATAACTCAGCAAAAGGGATTTCGAAAGGAAGTCCTTGAGAATTTGCCTTCTTTATCGTGTGGGTTGTATTATACATACATTAAACCAGAGACACATTTGGCGTATAagatagtttttcagaattttgatAAGTTCAAGATTTGGCATGGTCGCCTGGGTCATCCTGCTATTgggatgatgagaaaaattattgATGGTTCTGTTGGACACAACATAACGGATAGAAAGTTCCCAAAATCATCGGATTTTGTATGCACAGCATGTGCAACTGGGAAATTGATCACAAGGCCATCTTATGTGAAATTAAAGGATGAGCCGCTTAATTTCCTTGAACGCATTCAAGGAGATATTTGTGGTCCAATACAACCGTTATCTGGACCATTCAAATATTTCATGGTCCTAATTGATGCATCAACGAGATGGTCAAATGTGTGTCTACTGTCAACAAGGAACCATGCTTTTGCAAAGCTAATTGCTCAGATCATTAAATTGAGAGCAAATCATCCTGAGCATAGGATAAAAACCATCAGAATGGATAATGCTGCGGAATTTAGTTCACGAGCATTTAATGATTACTGCCTAGCTTTGGGCATTTCTGTGGAGCACTCAGTACCTTATGTACATACCCAGAATGGTCTTGCGGAATCACTTATCAAGAGGATCAAGTTGATAGCAAGACCGCTCCTGCAAAATAGTAATCTTCCAGCTTCATGTTGGGGTCATGCAGTTTTACATGCTGCAGAATTGATACAAATTCGACCAACTGCATATCATACGGTCTCCCCGTTGCAATTAGTACGTGGAAACCAgccaagtatttcccatctgcggcAATTCGGTTGTGCGGTATATGTATCGATCTCACCACCGCAGCGTACATCAATGGGCCCTCATAGACGAATGGGGATCTATGTGGGGTATAATTCTCCGCCAATCATTAAGTACCTGGAACCCCTGACAGGGGATTTATTTACAGCTCGGTACGCTGATTGCATTTTTGATGAGGACAATtttccggcattagggggagaGAATAACCACAAAGAATGCCGGGAAATAGATTGGGATGTGAAAGGCATCCAGTCCTTAGATCCACGTACGAATGAATCTAAACTGGAGGTTCAGAAGAttataaatttgcaaaatattgcaaataatctgccagatgcatttactgattataaaGGTGTCACAAAATCAAATGTTCCCGCTATGAATGTGCCAGAGAGAGTGGATGTGACCCATAGATCTACTCAGCCACCTAAGAGGGGGAGGAATCTGGACACAAAGGACAAGGCTTTGCAGAAGCGTCCAAGGGGAATGAGGAATCCTCAAATAGTAAATGCAAGTCAACAAAATGTTGATAGTCAACCTAGGGTTGAAGGACACATGAAGGATGTTGGACATCCAGAACCCAGCACGAGTGTGCACACAAATTTTGGTGTTGGGACATCGGAAGACCTTGATCCAACTGTTGAGGGAAATCACAAAGGATCAAAAGGTATTGATGAGATATCCATTAATTATATTGATTCAGGAGAATCATACAATAGAAAGACTATAGTGGTCGATATTTATTTCGCCTCTAGAATTGCAGAAGGCCTTGATTTGGATCGAGAACCTAAGTccatggcagagtgcatgaagcGCTCAGACTGGTCCAAATGGAAGGCAGCAATTGAGGATGAATTGCGCTCGCTCATAAAAAGAGGGGTATTTACTGCTGTAATACCCACTCCTCAGCATGTGTTCCCTGTGGGAGCAAAATGGGTTTTTGTTCGTAAGAGGaatgagaacaatgaggtggtgagatataaGGCGAGGCTTGTAGCACAGGGGTTCACGTAGAGACCCGGCATCGATTATGATGAAACATATTCTCCTGTTATGAGTGGAACAACGTTCCGATATTTAATATCACTGGCAGTGAAAATGAATTTGTCTATCCAACTGATGGATGTTGTGACTGCATATTTGTATGGGTCACTGGATTCAGATATTTATATGGAAGTTCCTGAGGGAATGAAGCTTCTGAATCCAAAGGCTAATTGCAACATGTATTGCGTAAAGCTTCAGAAGTCATTGTATGGCTTGAAGCAGTCAGGAAGAATGTGGTATAACCGACTGAGTATATTCCTTCTCCAGAAGGGTTACTCAAACAACAGTGATTGCCCATGTGTGTTTATTAAGAAATCTAAGAATGGATTTTGCATTATTTCTGTGTATGTGGATGATCTGAATATCATTGGGACTACACAAGAAATACATGAGGCAAGTAATCATCTTAAGACGAAGTTTGAGATGAAAGATCTAGGTAAGACTAAATTTTGTTTGGGCTTACAACTTGAACATCTTCCTTCAGGAATACTTGTTCACCAGTCTGCTTATATCCAAAAGATTCTTGAGAAATTTAATATGGATAAAGCGTGCTCATCGCTGAGACGGGCTGGTTTCACAGGGATTTGTCCACAGATCTGACAGACCCAACGCGTGGCCAGTGGCAGAAGACCATTCTGCGGGTCCCCTTGATTCTCAGTTGGGTGGTGCCGCAGGGCACGTCCCATGATATGAAATACCCCGGTGAGGCAGCCTGGAGAATCTGCAAGAGCACCAACAGCGAACCCAGAGCCGCCGCATATTTTCCAGTAAGAGGCAATTCGTGCGAGTGCAAGGAGGGGTACCAGGGCAACCCTTATATCACCGGCGGATGCCAAGGTATGCATGCATGCGAATCATGTCGTTGTTGTTCATAATGCTACTTTTTGCTACTTTTTTAATAAGACATTGGATTAATTTTTCCATACATATATAAATATAGATATCAAAGAGTGTGATCAGAAAGAAGAACATGGATGTTTCGGAGACTGCGAGGAACTACCGGGGACGTTCCAGTGCCGTTGCCCCGAAGGGTACCAGGGCAACCCTTACCTCACTGGCGGATGCCAAGGTATGTATGAATGTGAatcatgttgttgttgttgttgtcgttcatAAAGCTACTTTGTGCTACTGTAAGACATTGGATTACATTTTCTATACATATATAAATATAGATATCAAGGAGTGTGATCAGAAAGAAGAACATGGATGTTTCGGAGACTGCGAGGAACTACCCGGGACGTTCCGGTGCCGTTGCCCCGAAGGGTTCCATGGCAACTACTCCATATCCGGCGGCTGCTTTAAGTCTGTAAACACAGGTATGCAACAACTGAGAAGTTCATGGTAATTATTTCAGGCATACCATCCAAACGTGACTGAGCAAACAATAGCAGTTAAACAAATGTTGTGTATTATTTCTCAGGTCGCTCGGGTTTAATCATTGGTCTTTCCGTTGCTAGTGGCCCATGCATTCTACTTTTGATTCTTGGCGCACTTCTCATAATCCgtgatattgagcaacacaagggAAAGATGATGAGACAGAAGTTCTTTAATCAAAATCGTGGACAATTGTTGAAGCAGTTAGTGTCTCATAGGGCAGACATTGCGGAGAGGATGATAATCCCCTTGGAGGAGCTACAAAAGGCCACCAACAATTTCGATCAAGTTCGTAGGCTCGGTGGAGGAGGGCATGGCACTGTTTACAAGGGGATTTTGTCAGACTTGCATGTCGTGGCCATCAAGAAGTCAAATATCGTGGTCAAGAGAGAAATCGATGAGTTTATAAATGAGGTTGCCATACTATCGCAAATCAACCATAGGAACATTGTAAAGCTCCATGGATGTTGCCTCGAGACAGAAGTCCCTTTACTAGCCTATGAGTTTATCTGCAATGGAACCCTTAGTGACCATCTTCACACGGGAGCACTAGGATCACTATCTTGGGATGATAGGTTAAGGATCGCAAGTGAAATAGGCAAAGCTCTTGGTTACCTTCATTCTTCCGTAACAGTGCCTGTTATACACATGGATATCAAGCCTTCCAACATACTTCTTGACGATGCCTTGAtagcaaaaatttcagattttggaGCTTCGAGGTACATTCCCATGGATAAAACAGGGTTAACAACAATAACCGCAGTGCAAGGAACTATAGGGTACTTAGACCCTATGTACTACTACACGGGACGCCTAACGGAATGTAGTGATGTCTATAGCTTTGGAGTCCTTCTCGTTGAGTTGCTTACTAGGAAGAATCCATCTTCCTATAGATCATCTGAAGGTGATGGGCTTGTCATGCAGTTTGTTGAACTACTTGCCGAAGGCAATCTGGCCGAGATACTAGATCCACAAGTTTTAGAGGAGGCAGGTACTGAAGTGGAAGAAGTAGCTATCTTGCTGTGTCATGCATGAAACTGAGAGCAGAGGAGCGACCAACCATGAGGCAAGTAGAGATGGCACTGGAAGCTCTCCAAGCGCCCAAGGAGCGTGCCATGGGTGATCTGCCAACAGAAAAAGATGACAGGAAATATGTGGCAGTGGGTTATGCATCTACCATCGGAGGAACAAGCCTGCCGGAAGCGAGCAGGCGTCATAGCCTAGAAGAAGAGTTTAATTTGTCTGCAAGATATCCTCGGTAGTTTTGCCGTGCTTGTGACTGGTTTTATTTATTTTGGAGCAATCCTGCTGTTATTGTTACATGTAGAATCACTGATTCAGTCTGTGATTTGTATGAAGAATATGTGTTGAACTCTTGTATATTTCTTGTTTCTATATGCATCATTATATTTCCATTCTGGACATGCATTACCTTCAATTTGCATTGATCCCTCTTTCTCAACCGCTTATGTAACTAACCACCAAAGATGGTTATTGATTATGGAAAGCTAACCACTAGCCAGTATAAAAAATGGTTAAATCTGCAGATTACATGTGCCTAAGCTTGAAGACTAATTCGCACCATTTATATTTTGTATTTGTGACAGCCTAAAGAGCAATGAATTTTTGACTAAGTCAACTAGGAGCTTAGTTTGTACGTCTGACTTCCTTGCTGACAAAATCGAATCTCCTAAAAATGAGCACCCGGTCCTTGATCTCCCCACAGGAGAGCCAGATCTTCTCCATACGCCACAACCAGTCTGCATCAATATTACAGATTCTTTTTGGAGGGAAGATTAACACAACATTTCTCGCCAAAAAAAGAAGATCAACACAACACCTCACACGTGGAAGTAAGGAAGAGGACCAAAAATTCAAAACAAGTATGAATGCAACGGCACAAATACTTCTTTTTAGAGGTGTTTCACGGTACACTTCACAGCGCTAacagtaagggcatctccaacgtcatCTCCTAAAATGAACACACTATTTGTCCATGGACTGATCAGGACCAATCCGTGGACACTGATACGGGAGTCAGCCATCCAACCGCATCCCATAAATGTCTGCCCAAGTCCGGCTAATTTCATTTCAaacacatagcaatatgagaataTTAAAGTGTGGTGTTCATAGAGCCCAATCAATATAAAAAAGAAACGGATGTTCATAGTTATTACATACGCCCGATCACAAAAGTTCTAGTCTGGTTGTCCGTGCAAAAAATGGCTATCCGAGCCTCCTTGCTCACACTGCGGCCTGCTTCCCCTCACCAGCTgcctccttctcctccgccgccaAGCACTTCCAACATCCTAACACGAATTGTGTGTATGATCATCACCGCATCGGCATCCAACTCATCCATCCTCATGGTCAACATGTTGGTATCCTCCAAACAGGCTGCGAGCACGACCTTTTTCTCGTCGAGTTTGGTCTTCTTCTTTTCGATGTCAATCTTATTCTCGGTTGCCGCCGCCAAGAGGGTAAACATTTCTGCCTCCTTTTCATCCTTCACGTCATAGTGCTTAATATATGACTCCTTCTTTGCCTAGATGTC
This window of the Triticum aestivum cultivar Chinese Spring chromosome 5D, IWGSC CS RefSeq v2.1, whole genome shotgun sequence genome carries:
- the LOC123120891 gene encoding putative wall-associated receptor kinase-like 16; this encodes MDVVTAYLYGSLDSDIYMEVPEGMKLLNPKANCNMYCVKLQKSLYGLKQSGRMCVLIAETGWFHRDLSTDLTDPTRGQWQKTILRVPLILSWVVPQGTSHDMKYPGEAAWRICKSTNSEPRAAAYFPVRGNSCECKEGYQGNPYITGGCQDIKECDQKEEHGCFGDCEELPGTFQCRCPEGYQGNPYLTGGCQDIKECDQKEEHGCFGDCEELPGTFRCRCPEGFHGNYSISGGCFKSVNTGRSGLIIGLSVASGPCILLLILGALLIIRDIEQHKGKMMRQKFFNQNRGQLLKQLVSHRADIAERMIIPLEELQKATNNFDQVRRLGGGGHGTVYKGILSDLHVVAIKKSNIVVKREIDEFINEVAILSQINHRNIVKLHGCCLETEVPLLAYEFICNGTLSDHLHTGALGSLSWDDRLRIASEIGKALGYLHSSVTVPVIHMDIKPSNILLDDALIAKISDFGASRYIPMDKTGLTTITAVQGTIGYLDPMYYYTGRLTECSDVYSFGVLLVELLTRKNPSSYRSSEGDGLVMQFVELLAEGNLAEILDPQVLEEAAEERPTMRQVEMALEALQAPKERAMGDLPTEKDDRKYVAVGYASTIGGTSLPEASRRHSLEEEFNLSARYPR